Proteins from a single region of Lentimicrobium saccharophilum:
- a CDS encoding pyridoxamine 5'-phosphate oxidase family protein yields MKSRMISLPDTIEEIISGCEVCYVGMVDPEHKPYTLPFNFGYADETVYLHSAPTGRKIEVLRNNPNVCIAFSTAHELYKQSEQVACSYGMKYKSVLISGKVEFVEDFDEKVRILNIIMRQYTQRDDFNYNAPAVKNVAVMKVRAVKTEAKAFGY; encoded by the coding sequence ATGAAAAGCAGAATGATCAGCCTTCCCGATACAATTGAGGAAATTATCTCGGGTTGCGAGGTTTGTTATGTGGGGATGGTAGACCCGGAGCATAAGCCCTATACCCTCCCTTTCAATTTTGGCTACGCTGATGAAACAGTTTACCTTCATTCGGCACCCACCGGCAGAAAAATAGAAGTACTGAGGAATAATCCGAATGTCTGCATTGCATTCAGCACCGCGCACGAGCTTTACAAACAATCGGAACAGGTAGCATGCAGTTATGGTATGAAGTACAAAAGCGTACTGATCAGCGGAAAGGTTGAATTTGTTGAAGATTTCGATGAGAAAGTCAGGATACTGAACATCATTATGCGGCAATATACGCAGCGCGACGATTTCAACTACAACGCCCCCGCAGTGAAAAATGTTGCCGTGATGAAAGTCAGGGCTGTAAAAACGGAAGCGAAAGCATTCGGTTATTAA
- a CDS encoding phosphatase PAP2 family protein has product MDALIQFDQKLFLIINGLHSPFFDFLMYWFSDKYIWVPLYAFLLFLMFRENRNHFWLVLLMVALLVTLTDQISVKLFKDVFMRLRPCHEPALDGMVRTLYGQCGGKYGFVSSHATNTFGVAVFTGLVLAIRYKWIIPVMLAWAGLVSYSRIYLGVHYPGDVIGGALTGALTGYLVFLLFRMLKARLRRKDPAS; this is encoded by the coding sequence ATGGATGCCCTGATACAATTTGATCAGAAATTATTTCTGATTATTAACGGATTGCATTCGCCTTTTTTCGATTTCCTCATGTACTGGTTCAGCGATAAGTACATCTGGGTGCCTCTTTATGCCTTTCTTCTATTTCTGATGTTCAGGGAAAACCGTAACCATTTCTGGCTGGTGCTCCTGATGGTTGCCCTGCTGGTGACCCTTACGGATCAGATTTCGGTTAAACTGTTTAAAGATGTATTTATGCGCCTTCGGCCCTGCCATGAACCTGCACTGGACGGGATGGTCAGGACGTTATACGGACAATGTGGCGGAAAATATGGCTTTGTTTCCTCCCATGCCACCAATACCTTCGGGGTGGCGGTCTTTACTGGTTTGGTACTGGCAATCCGTTACAAATGGATAATACCGGTCATGCTTGCCTGGGCAGGCCTGGTATCCTACAGCAGGATTTATCTGGGAGTCCATTATCCGGGCGATGTGATCGGCGGCGCGCTCACCGGTGCACTGACCGGATATCTCGTTTTTTTATTGTTCCGGATGCTGAAAGCCCGTCTCCGGAGAAAGGACCCGGCTTCCTGA